The nucleotide window GGTTTCGATCGCGAAGCTCACGCCTTTGATCTGTTCGCCCGTAAGGGCTCGAACGATATCCTTCACCGGATAGACGGTGTTCCCAAGGTAAAGCATCGCGCAACAAAGCGCGCAAGTAAGTAAGCTAAGAATGCCGGTAACAAGCATCCAGCGGAGGCGTCTTTGACGTCTGCCCTCCATAATAAACGCAATCGTATCTGTTTTCATAATGAGCGCACTTTCGCTTTCATCGCTAATAGGATCAATAACGGCGCTCCGACGAACGCCGTAACGACGCCGACTTCAAGCTCTCCGGGACTGCCGAGGAGCCTGCCGATTACATCCGATAGCGTCAGAATGGCAGCTCCCGCGATCGCCGACATCGGAATAATGTAACGCAGGTCCGGACCGAGCATCAGGCGTACGAGGTGGGTGGAGAGAAGACCGACGAAGCCGATCGGTCCAGCCAAGGCCGTCGCCGCTCCGCATAAGAGAACGCCCGCGACGGCGGCAAACAATCTTAACACTCCCGTTCGAACGCCTAGCCCGGTCGCCGCTTCGTCGCCTAAGGCCAACGCATTGAGGGCCGGGGCGGTAAGGAACGCGATCGCGATGCCGACGGTAAGGAACGGGAGGAACGTGGCGATTCCGCTCCAGTCCGCCGAGCCGACGCTCCCCACTTGCCAGAACCGGAACTGATCCATGACGTAGGAGCGCGGGATCAGGATGGCGGTGACGAGGGAAGAGAGGGCTGCGCTCGTCGCCGCGCCCGCCAAGACGAGCTTAAGGGGCGTGGCGCCGCCACGCCCCATAGAGCCGATTCCGAATACGAACACCGCGGTAATCATTGCCCCGGCTAACGCTAGCCAAATGTATTGATTGGCGGTGCCGATGTTCAAAAATGCGATGCCGCACACAACGAACAGGGCTGCGCCGGTGTTCACGCCCAGAATGCTCGGGTCCGCGATCGGGTTGCGAGTGACCGCTTGCATGAGCGCGCCGGACGCGCCGAGCGCCGCACCGCAGCATAAGCTGAAGACGGTGCGCGAAATTCGCTTGCGGACGACGTCCGCCCCATAAGATTCTACTTCTGGGGAAAACAACCCCGCCACGAGATCGTCGAACCGCACCGGTCGGGAGCCGAAGACTAGAGACGCAACCGCGCACACGCCGAGCATGACCAAACAAAGGGCCAGTACGGCCGGGAAATGTCTCGGGATGTGGAGGCGCGGCTGCTTATGTTCCGAAACCGACCAACTATTCATTGAGCTTCTCGATAGCTCCTCCGATTAATTCCAAATACTCGTCGATCGTATACGCGATCGAGAGCGGATTCGGGTTGCCGGACGCCGCGAGCGGCGTGCCGTTGCCGATAAATACGACGGAGCCTCTTTGGATCGCCGGAATTTTGCCGAGCAGCGGATCCGCTTTAACGGCTTCGTATAAGCTGTCGTCCCCATACCCGATCAAAATATCGGCATCGTACAAGATGTCGGCGTTCTCCGCGCTGATCCGCAAGTTATAGCCGTTGGGATCCTCTATGGCGTTCAGCACGCTCTCGGGATATACCATGCCGAGCTCGATCAGGAACGCGCCGCGAGGGTCCGTATGCGTATAGATGTTGATTTTCGACATATCTTTCGCCGAGAAATTGGCGAAGGCGACTTTCTTGCCTTGCAGCTCCGGGTAGGCGCTCGCCTTTTCCTTAATCAGATTCTCGGTATCCTTAATGAGCTGTTCGCCTTCCGCCTTCATCCCCATGCCCGTTGCATTGAAGAGGACTTGCTCGCGCCACGTCGTGACCCAAGGGCTGGTTTGGTAAGCGACGACCGGAGCGATCTGGCTCAGAATATCGTAGTCTTCTTGCGTGATGCCGGAGTAGGCCGCGAGAATGACATCCGGATCGGCATCGGAAATCGCCTCGAAGTCAAGACCGTCCGTATCTTGGAAAATGTTAGGGTCGCTTGCGCCTAGCTCCTCTAGCTTCGCGGCCGTCCAAGGCAGCAGTCCGCTGTCGTCCTGAACGCCGTAATTCGCCGCCGAGAAGCCTACAGGTACGACGCCGAGAGCGAGAGCGACGTCATGATTCGCCCACTGAACGGTAACGACGCGTTCCGGCTTGCTTTCGATGACGGCTTCGCCGAAAGCATGCTTGATCACGATCGGATATTCAGAAGTTGCCTCTTCGGAAGCGGGGGGTTCCGTTGCCGGCTTTTCCGAGTTCGTCGTTTCCGTGCTGGCCGGAGCCGCCGCAGTCGGCGTCGCTTCAGGCGTCGAACTCGTCTGCGTGGCCGAGCAGCCAACGAGCAGCGCCATAGTTACGACCGAGATCAGTAATGTACGTAGAGAGAAGCTTCTTTTTCCATTCATTTGCAGACCCATCCTTATCTCAATTTGATTTTATAACTTCGAGCTTCGCCAACGAATGATAATCATTATCATTGATAATGATAATCATCCTCTTCCGGGTTGTCAACGAAAAAGTTTCTTCAAATTACCAGAGGAGGAGGAGGCGTTGCCTTGCCTCGGCAACTGGAGGGAATAAAATAAAGCGGCCGGGTTTCCGGCCGCTTCACGATATCTCTCGAACGAACTTCAGCGCATCAAACGTTCAGCTCCCGATTCAGGTACAGCATGTAAGTGGAAGCGGCCAATACCGCCGCCAGCCCGATGGAACCCAGGGCGATCCCCACGTGAATGCCATTGCCTTCTACGATGCGCGAATAGCTGAAATACTTGAACGGAGAAAGCAGATTCAGTATCGCAAGGCGATCTGTCACATCGGTAATTTTCGCGATGACGAAGGTGCCCAACAGGATCCCCGTGGCTGCGGAACCCGAGGTTTGTGGCCGCTTCAGCAGCGCCGATAACGCTGCGCCAAGCGTTAGGAAGATAAGCTGTACCAAGAACATACTCCCTAGAAACTGCACGATCTCCTTAGTAATATCCTCCCCCTGATTATAGGCAGCGACCATCAGGATGGAGGACAGGAGGGAAACGAGGTTCAGGATGACGACATTCGTTAGAGCGGCCAGCAGTTTGGCCGTGACAATGGTCCCCCGCGACACCGGTTTGACCATCAGGAATTCGACGGTCTTATCGCGCTCCTCCTTCGCGATGATTCCGCTCCCCAGCAGGACGGCGTGAATCGCGGCCGCCAGCTCGATATACAGAAACAGCATGGCGAAAAAACCGCTCATTTGCGCGACGTCGAACGACCCGATGCCCAATAAAGCCTTTAAGGTTTGCGGCAGGTTGTCAAACACGGCGCCGCCGGCTCCGCCGGCAGTATAAGCCGTATATTTGCTCATCCCGCTGACGACCAGCAAGAACATGCCTACGCTCCATATGATTAGGGATTTCCGGTGCGCCTTCAGTTCCCTCAGGAAAATATTCATCGCCAAGCCTCCCGATCGATGGATTCCGGTAAGCCGCTCAGCTTACGGAAGGAATATCCTTCTTCAAATACACGATATACCCCAACGCTACCGCAGCGACGATAACCACGGCGCTGGCAACGAGATAGGGCGTCTCGTATCCCGCATGGGCCAAGATGTAGGTAGTATTGAAATATTTAAAGGGGGAGAGAAACCGTGCCGCTCCTTCTTCTTTGCCGGCGGCGAGCAATGCTCCGATCATATACAAACCGAACACAACGCCCAGCGATAACGGAAGCACGCTGCGGAGCTTGGCGAAAAATACGGAGACCGCCATGCCGATGGCCAGGAACATCAGTTGGATGAAAAACAGGGTCAGGTTAATCAGAAAGAATAGGGTTTGGCTGAAATCCTCGGTTTTTACGCCGTTGGCGATGATCGACGCGGCTAGGTAAAAAACGGTGTCTACAGCGATTATGATGGAACATGCGGCCAGGAGCTTAGCGCTGACGATCGCAGCGCGCGAAACGGGCTTCACCAGCAGGAAATCCGCCGTTCTCTCCCGAGTTTCTTTGGAAAGAATAGAAACGCCGAGATTCATCGCCTGAATCGCCCCGCATAACGCAATAAAAGAGAATATCATGGAATATAATCCAAGGATGGAGGTGATCGTATCCAAATCGATGCCAAGCATCGCCCTGACTGTTTCCGGATAACTGCCGAGCAGATTTTTGAAATCTTCCGCGTCGCTCGCCAAGCTCGGATAGAGGGATAAATAAATAGCGGCTAAAGCGATCATGGCGCAGGTCCAGACGAGGGCGGATTTCCTCATGGATTTGAGCTCATGCATATACATATTCATGATGGATTAGTCCCCCTTCATGTAGTAATGCATGAAGATCTCTTCTAAATCGGGCTCCGCGATAGTAATATTGGTCAACTCGATTTCGGCAACCCTTCTCATGATCGCGTTGATGTTGCCTCGGAAGATGAAGCTAGCCGTATTGCCTTTCAACTCGATATTGCTGACCCCGTCCATCTCAAGGGCCGCTTTGGCGATCCCGGATTTGGCCTCGAGGCTGATTTTTTTGTAGCTGTTCTCCTGCAGGTCGCTTATCTTCTCCTGCTTGATGATCCGCCCATCTTTAATGAAGGCCACGCGGTCGCACATCTTTTGCACTTCGCTCAGGATGTGAGAAGAGAAAAACACGGCAGCGCCCTTTTGGTTTTCCTGCGCGATGAGCTCGAAGAACTTCTGTTGCATCAATGGATCGAGTCCGCTTGTGGGCTCGTCAAGAATGATCAATTTAGGCTCATGAAGCAGCCCCTGTACGATGCCGACCTTTTTCTTATTGCCGAAGGAGAGGTCGTCGATTTTCTTCTTCAGATCCAAGTCCATCATCTCGGATAGTTCCTTGATCCGTTTCATGCAATCCTTCTTATAGAAGCTCGCGGAATATTTCAGCAGGTCGATAACGCGCATCCCGTCATAATAGAAAACCTCCGAAGGCAGATAACCCAGCTCCTTCCGGATTTCGGGGTGCTCGCTGCAGCTCTTGCCGAAGATGGTCGCGCTGCCGCTCGTAGCATGAACGAGTCCGAGCAACGTCCGGATCGTCGTCGATTTTCCCGCCCCATTAGGACCGATAAAACCGAAAACTTCTCCGTGCTCCACCTTCAAATTCACGTCCGTAATCCCTCTGGCATTGCCGTATGTTTTCGTGAGAGCCTTCAATTCAATAACGCTCATAGTACGCCCTCCTCTTCGTTATCGACCGTCCGATCCCAAATATTCCGGCTTGTAAAAATGAGACTTCAGCATATCGATGCAACGGGAAAAATCGTTCGCGATGGCCCTGATATCGAGTTTGTCGTTCTTGGACATCTGACTCGCGCTTCCTTCCGCCATCCACGTCAGCATGCTTAACAGCAGATTCATATCGATGCCGTCCTTGAATTTCGATTCATCCACGCCGGTAAAGGCGATTTTGCGCCGAATCTCCTCCCCTGCGGCTAATATCGATGCAATGTCCTGCCGTACTTCCTCATTCGTTTCAAAATATACGTTCATTAAAAAGGCAAGGACGGCCGGATGCTTCTCGATCACGGCAACTTTGATCTCCGTGGCTTGTTTCAATCGATCGAAAAAATCCGTTACCATGCGATCGAACTTGGCTTCGATTTCATTCATCACTAAATCGCTGCAGTAGTTGATCAAATACAGATACAGCGCTTTTTTCGTGCCGAAATAGTGGAACACCATCGCTTTCGAAATTCCGGCCTTCGCGGCGATGTCGGAAATCGACGTCTTCTTGTAACCGTTCGTTCCGAAGCACACCAGCGCGGCATCGACAAAGCCGTGTTGCTTCTCGAGAGGGATGCTCAAAAATTTCTCCATAGGGTTCACTTCCTTGCGAGTCATAAACCGATTC belongs to Paenibacillus antri and includes:
- a CDS encoding iron-siderophore ABC transporter substrate-binding protein: MNGKRSFSLRTLLISVVTMALLVGCSATQTSSTPEATPTAAAPASTETTNSEKPATEPPASEEATSEYPIVIKHAFGEAVIESKPERVVTVQWANHDVALALGVVPVGFSAANYGVQDDSGLLPWTAAKLEELGASDPNIFQDTDGLDFEAISDADPDVILAAYSGITQEDYDILSQIAPVVAYQTSPWVTTWREQVLFNATGMGMKAEGEQLIKDTENLIKEKASAYPELQGKKVAFANFSAKDMSKINIYTHTDPRGAFLIELGMVYPESVLNAIEDPNGYNLRISAENADILYDADILIGYGDDSLYEAVKADPLLGKIPAIQRGSVVFIGNGTPLAASGNPNPLSIAYTIDEYLELIGGAIEKLNE
- a CDS encoding ABC transporter ATP-binding protein gives rise to the protein MSVIELKALTKTYGNARGITDVNLKVEHGEVFGFIGPNGAGKSTTIRTLLGLVHATSGSATIFGKSCSEHPEIRKELGYLPSEVFYYDGMRVIDLLKYSASFYKKDCMKRIKELSEMMDLDLKKKIDDLSFGNKKKVGIVQGLLHEPKLIILDEPTSGLDPLMQQKFFELIAQENQKGAAVFFSSHILSEVQKMCDRVAFIKDGRIIKQEKISDLQENSYKKISLEAKSGIAKAALEMDGVSNIELKGNTASFIFRGNINAIMRRVAEIELTNITIAEPDLEEIFMHYYMKGD
- a CDS encoding TetR/AcrR family transcriptional regulator; protein product: MEKFLSIPLEKQHGFVDAALVCFGTNGYKKTSISDIAAKAGISKAMVFHYFGTKKALYLYLINYCSDLVMNEIEAKFDRMVTDFFDRLKQATEIKVAVIEKHPAVLAFLMNVYFETNEEVRQDIASILAAGEEIRRKIAFTGVDESKFKDGIDMNLLLSMLTWMAEGSASQMSKNDKLDIRAIANDFSRCIDMLKSHFYKPEYLGSDGR
- a CDS encoding FecCD family ABC transporter permease — its product is MNSWSVSEHKQPRLHIPRHFPAVLALCLVMLGVCAVASLVFGSRPVRFDDLVAGLFSPEVESYGADVVRKRISRTVFSLCCGAALGASGALMQAVTRNPIADPSILGVNTGAALFVVCGIAFLNIGTANQYIWLALAGAMITAVFVFGIGSMGRGGATPLKLVLAGAATSAALSSLVTAILIPRSYVMDQFRFWQVGSVGSADWSGIATFLPFLTVGIAIAFLTAPALNALALGDEAATGLGVRTGVLRLFAAVAGVLLCGAATALAGPIGFVGLLSTHLVRLMLGPDLRYIIPMSAIAGAAILTLSDVIGRLLGSPGELEVGVVTAFVGAPLLILLAMKAKVRSL
- a CDS encoding ABC transporter permease subunit, translating into MNMYMHELKSMRKSALVWTCAMIALAAIYLSLYPSLASDAEDFKNLLGSYPETVRAMLGIDLDTITSILGLYSMIFSFIALCGAIQAMNLGVSILSKETRERTADFLLVKPVSRAAIVSAKLLAACSIIIAVDTVFYLAASIIANGVKTEDFSQTLFFLINLTLFFIQLMFLAIGMAVSVFFAKLRSVLPLSLGVVFGLYMIGALLAAGKEEGAARFLSPFKYFNTTYILAHAGYETPYLVASAVVIVAAVALGYIVYLKKDIPSVS
- a CDS encoding ABC transporter permease, which encodes MNIFLRELKAHRKSLIIWSVGMFLLVVSGMSKYTAYTAGGAGGAVFDNLPQTLKALLGIGSFDVAQMSGFFAMLFLYIELAAAIHAVLLGSGIIAKEERDKTVEFLMVKPVSRGTIVTAKLLAALTNVVILNLVSLLSSILMVAAYNQGEDITKEIVQFLGSMFLVQLIFLTLGAALSALLKRPQTSGSAATGILLGTFVIAKITDVTDRLAILNLLSPFKYFSYSRIVEGNGIHVGIALGSIGLAAVLAASTYMLYLNRELNV